A region of Vitis riparia cultivar Riparia Gloire de Montpellier isolate 1030 chromosome 12, EGFV_Vit.rip_1.0, whole genome shotgun sequence DNA encodes the following proteins:
- the LOC117927327 gene encoding anthocyanidin 3-O-glucosyltransferase 6-like, which yields MDTNSDSVQFVTLPRIEISFGTAPFGLFLSKCLKAHIPLVRDAVHELTCSNPVQLAGFVVDMFCTHMIDVADEFGVPSYLFFPPSAAFLGFLLHLRFLHDYEGLDINEFKDSDAELEVSSFANSVPGKAFSSLMIDKESGGAEMLHHHTRRFRHVKGILVNTVIELESHAIQSLSESTVPVVYPVGPILNTRKGSDRGQQDASAIMSWLDDQPPSSVVFQCFGSMGSFGADQIKEIAHALEHSGHRFLWSLRQPPPKGKVITSDYENIEQVLLEGFLHRTARIRKVIGWAPQIAVLAYSAIGGFVSHCGWNSLLKSIWYGVPVAT from the coding sequence ATGGACACGAACTCTGATTCCGTACAGTTCGTCACACTTCCTCGTATAGAGATCAGCTTTGGAACGGCCCCGTTTGGTCTCTTCCTCTCTAAATGCCTCAAAGCTCACATCCCACTCGTCAGAGACGCTGTCCACGAGCTCACTTGCTCCAACCCGGTTCAGCTCGCTGGGTTCGTTGTTGATATGTTCTGCACCCACATGATTGATGTGGCCGATGAGTTTGGGGTGCCTTCCTATCTCTTCTTCCCTCCTAGCGCTGCTTTTCTTGGCTTCCTGTTGCATCTGCGGTTCCTCCATGATTATGAGGGCTTGGATATTAATGAGTTCAAGGACTCGGATGCTGAGTTGGAGGTTTCAAGTTTTGCTAACTCAGTTCCGGGTAAGGCCTTTTCTTCTTTGATGATTGACAAGGAAAGCGGAGGGGCCGAGATGCTTCATCATCACACGAGGAGATTCAGACACGTCAAGGGTATTCTAGTAAATACAGTTATTGAGCTTGAATCACATGCTATTCAATCACTTTCTGAAAGTACAGTACCCGTAGTGTATCCCGTTGGACCCATACTCAACACCCGAAAGGGATCTGATAGGGGTCAACAAGATGCTAGTGCCATCATGAGTTGGCTTGATGATCAGCCTCCATCGTCCGTGGTTTTCCAGTGCTTTGGGAGCATGGGAAGCTTTGGTGCGGATCAAATCAAGGAGATAGCACATGCGTTAGAGCACAGTGGGCATCGCTTCTTGTGGTCCCTTCGCCAACCTCCCCCAAAGGGTAAAGTGATTACAAGCGACTATGAAAATATTGAGCAAGTTCTACTAGAAGGATTTTTACATCGGACGGCTAGAATTAGAAAGGTGATTGGATGGGCTCCACAAATAGCGGTTTTAGCCTACTCAGCTATTGGAGGATTTGTATCTCATTGTGGATGGAATTCTTTGCTAAAAAGCATATGGTATGGTGTTCCAGTAGCCACATGA